A window of the Hordeum vulgare subsp. vulgare chromosome 5H, MorexV3_pseudomolecules_assembly, whole genome shotgun sequence genome harbors these coding sequences:
- the LOC123396527 gene encoding zinc finger protein 1-like produces the protein MAVEAVLEAAATVPSPPPRKEMAASSSSSSGEEASALLQQAEGWSRRKRSRRQRALHPSEEEYLALCLVMLAHGHRDGAPAAAHGCSVCGKVFASYQALGGHKASHRKPAGAEDRKPQAAVAAASSSGSGDAEAGAGGGKVHECNVCGKTFPTGQALGGHKRCHYDGTIGSAAAGPTHKLAAKASATPASRGFDLNLPALPDIPERCAVTEDGEEVLSPVSFKKPRLMLTA, from the coding sequence ATGGCCGTGGAGGCGGTTCTTGAAGCTGCGGCGACGGTGCCGTCGCCGCCTCCGAGGAAGGAGATGGCGGCgtctagcagcagcagcagcggcgagGAGGCATCGGCGTTGCTGCAGCAGGCGGAGGGGTGGTCGAGGCGGAAGCGCTCGAGGCGGCAGCGCGCGCTCCACCCCAGCGAGGAGGAGTACCTCGCGCTCTGCCTCGTCATGCTGGCGCACGGCCACCGCGACGGCGCCCCTGCCGCCGCGCACGGGTGCTCCGTCTGCGGCAAGGTGTTCGCGTCCTACCAGGCGCTCGGCGGCCACAAGGCCAGCCACCGGAAGCCGGCTGGCGCGGAGGATCGGAAACcgcaggcggcggtggcggcggcttccTCGTCGGGGTCCGGCGATGCCGAGGCCGGCGCCGGAGGCGGCAAGGTGCACGAGTGCAACGTGTGCGGGAAGACGTTCCCGACTGGGCAGGCGCTGGGCGGCCACAAGCGGTGCCACTACGACGGCACCATCGGCAGCGCCGCCGCAGGGCCCACGCACAAGCTGGCTGCCAAGGCAAGCGCGACGCCGGCGAGCCGGGGCTTCGACCTCAACCTGCCGGCGCTGCCGGATATCCCGGAGCGGTGCGCGGTTACAGAAGACGGGGAGGAGGTTCTCAGCCCCGTCTCCTTCAAGAAGCCGAGGCTCATGCTCACGGCGTAA